The segment TATATTTAAAGGAGCGTATAAATATGAAAATATTAATGCTATCTTGGGAATATCCACCTAAAAATGTTGGGGGATTATCAAATCATGTATATCATTTAGCACATAGTTTAGCAAGTATAGGACATGAAATTCATATAATTACTTGTCAAGAAGGAACAGCTGCTATTAAAGAAAATAGTAATGGAGTATTGGTTCATAGAGTAGAACCATATAAAATACCTACAGATGATTTTGTGAAATGGATAATGCAACTTAATTTTGCAATGATAGAAGAAGGTATAAGACTTATAAAAGAAGAAGGAAAATTTGATATTATACATTCTCATGATTGGCTTTCAGCATATAGTGCAAAAACATTAAAATGGGCTTTTAATATACCAATAGTTTGTACTATACATGCAACTGAATATGGGAGAAACAATGGAATAAAAACAGAAATACAAAGGTATATATCTTATGTGGAAGGCAATCTTGCCTATGAATCATGGAGAACTATTGTTTGTAGCAAGTATATGAGAGAAGAAATTAATAGATTGTTTTCAGAGCCTTGGGAGAAAATATGGGTTATTCCCAATGGAGTTAAGGTAAAAGAATTTCAGAAAAGTTTTAACAAGCAAAAATTTAAATTAAGATATGCAAAAGAAAATGAGAAGGTTGTCATATATGTAGGAAGACATGTTTTTGAAAAGGGTATACAGGTTTTAATAGATGCAATTCCTGATGTTATTAAAGAATATAATAATATTAAATTTGTTATATGTGGTATGGGAGCTATGACAGAGGAATTAAAAGTTAAAGTAAAAAATAGAGGACTTTTAAATAATGTAACCTTTACAGGATATATAAGTGATATTGAGAAAAAAATGCTTTATAGTATAGCAGACATAGCTGTTTTTCCATCTTTATATGAACCATTTGGAATAGTTGCATTAGAAGCCATGGCAGCTAAATGTCCTGTAATAGCTTCTGATGTAGGGGGCTTTTCAGAAATAATAAATCATAGAGTAAATGGAATGAAGTTTATATGTGGATGCTCTAATAGTTTAAAAGATAATATTTTAGAAATTTTAAGTGATGATATGCTTTCACATAATTTAAAAGAAAATGCCTTTAAAAATGTTATAGAAAAGTATTCTTGGACACATGTAGCATTATTGACAATTCAAGTTTATAAGGAAGTTTTAAATCAAGTGAAAGGAACTGAGTGGGAAAATAAAATTTAAAGAGGTGAAATAAGTTTATGAAGGCAGTAATAATTGCTGGCGGATTAGGAAATAGATTAAGACCACTTACATGTAGTATACCCAAGCCGATGATGCCTATTGCAGATAAACCGATTATACAGTATACAATAGAACTTTTAAAAAGAAATGATATAAAGGATATAGCTATAACTCTTCAGTATATGTCAGATTATATAGTAAATTATTTAGGTGATGGAAAGAAATTTGGAGTTAAAATAACATATTTTATAGAAGAAATGCCACTAGGAACTGGTGGTAGTGTCAAAAATGCTCATGAATTTTTGAATGACACATTTATTGTTATTAGTGGAGATGCTTTAATAGATATAGATTTATCTGAAGTAATTAAATATCATAAAAATAGAAAATCTATAGCAACATTAGTAACAAAAAAAGTTGATTTGCCATTGGAATATGGAGTTGTTATTACAGATAATAGCGGTAGAATTATTAAGTTCTTAGAAAAACCTAGTTGGAGTGAAGTGTTTAGTGATAAAGTTAATACTGGAATATATGTGTTAGAACCTAAAGTGCTTTCCTATTATGATGAAAATGAAAATTTTGATTTTAGTAAACATCTATTTCCTATGTTATTAGAAAATGAGGAACCAATGTTCGTATATACAACTAAAGGATATTGGTGTGATATAGGTAATATTGAAGAGTATCATAACTGCAATATGGATTTATTAAAAGGAATTATTAATTTAAAGCTCAATGGAAAAAAATATTTACAAAATATATGGGTAGGCAAAAATAGTATAATAAGTCCTAAAGTTAAAATAAATCCGCCTGTATTTATAGGAGAGAATACTAAAATATATGGTTCAGCGGAAATAGGACCATATACTATTTTAGGAAATAACAATATAATAAAATCCAATGTTTCAATAAAGAAAAGTATTACATTTGATAATTGTTATATTGGAGATCATTCACAAATAAGAGGAGGTATATTAGGTAAAAATGTTCAGATAAAAGATAGAACATCAATATTTGAAAATTCAGTAATAGGAAATAATACTATAGTTGAAAGTAAAGTTACTATAAATCCAGCAGTGAAGGTTTGGCCAAATAAATTAATAGATTCAGGATCAATACTAAGTTCAAATTATAAGTGGGGAGAAAAATATTCCAAGACTATATTTGGTAAAAAAGGTGTTAAAGGTATAATAAATGTTGATATAACCCCAGAATTTATATCTAAACTTGCATCATCAGCAGCTCAGTTATTAAATGATAATAAAAAGATAGTCATAGGATGTAGTGAAAATGTGGTGGGAGAAATGCTTAAGCATTCTTTGATTACTGGACTTTTATCTATGGGAGTTGAAGTATATGATTTAAATACTACGCCTAATATTGTTATAAGACATGCAGTTGTTTTTTTTAAAGCAGATGGAGCAATAAACATTACGGTGGATAAAGATAATCCTGAAAAAGTTACTATATTATTTATGAATAAAAATGGTATAGAAATTGATAAAGATATGAAAAGAAAAATAGAAAATAATTTTAATAGAGAAGATTTTAGAAGAGTAACTGGAGACGAAATAAAAAGAATTAAATACTGTGATGAAATATTAAAAGAGTATGTTAAAAATATTATAAAAAGATTAAATGTAGATCAGATAAAGAAAAATAACTATAATATTATTTTAAGTTGTAACAATAGTATAATTATTAATTTAATAAGAGAAATAGGATTAAAGATTCATGTAAATATTAAGATTTATAATAAATTAAAGCATATAACAAAACTTAAAGAGGAAGTCTTAAAAGAGAGTGCTAGCATGGGGATATATATAGATGATGAAGGTGAAAATGCAATTATTATAGATGAGTTAGGTAATGTAATAAAAGAAGAAAATTATAAAATTTTAAAATCATTTATTATGCTTAAAACATGTAAGTTTAGTACTCTCGCAGTGCCAGTAAATGAATCTAAAGCTATGGAAAGGATAGCATACATTTGTGGTGCAAAGTTCATAAGAACAAAAATATCTGAAGATAAGGTTTTAGAAGCGTATATGAATAAAGAAAAAGATTTAAGTGTGGATGAGATTATCAATGAATATTTATTTACTTTAGATGCTATAGGAACTTTTATATTTATATTAAATTTGATGGCAGCGTATAAAGTTAAAATATCAAAAATAAATAGTATATTGCCTAAGTATTATAATTATAAAAAACAAATTTATTGCCCGTGGAATAAAAAAGGAAAAGTCATGAGAAATTTGATTGAAGGCAATGACTTTAATGTTTTAGAAATCATAGAGGGAGTAAGTATTAATTATGAAGAAGCATGGGCTTTAATCCTTCCAGATAGTGATGAACCCTCATGTAAGATTTATATTGAATCAAAAGATAAATCTAAGGGAAAACATATAAGGCATGAGTTAGATAAAAAAATACAGAAAATATTAAATGAAAATAATTATAGTGAGGAATCCTCATAAGTACCTTTTAAAATATAATAAGGTGCTTATGAGGATTTTTTACAGAAAATACTAAAAAATATATGAATTCTATATATATTTTTAGAAAAATAAAGATATTGTTGAAATTTATACCAAATAAATATATAATGTTTAACTGGGTAAAAAAGAAATATGTGAATTAAAATACATTTTATTAAAGGGGAGAGGTTAGTGTGTTTACTAATGTACATATGATAGGAGTTGGAAGTTACCATCCTAAAAAAGTAGTTGAAAATAAGCATTTTATAGAACACTTTAAAGAATTTAATTTACATCATAAAGCTGAAATGCTTATGAATAAATTAGGAAGAAAAAAATTAACATTAGCAAAGCATAATGAAAATGGAATAACAATGTCTGTTTCAGCAGGAAAAGATGCTTTAAAAAAGGCAAATCTGTCTGTAGAAGATATAGATATGATTATATCAGCTAGTGATACACCAGAATATTTAACACCATGTTGTGCACTTATAATTAGAAATAAGTTAGGTGCTAAAAATGCTAAAACAGTATTTGATGTGAATTGTGATTGTATAGGAATGTTACATGCTATAGATATAGCTAGTAAATATTTAAAAACGGATAAAAATTATAAACGAGTCCTTGTAGTTGGGTCATTATTAATTAGTCCTTTTGCTCGTGAAGATGACATAATAGTATACTCTACTATTGGAGATGGTGCTGCAGCTATGATACTTGAAGCAAGGGAAGAAGAGGAAGAACGTGGATTTTTAGGTTCTAGAGCATTTACCGACGATAGCTATAATGAAACAATAAGATTTCCAGCATGTGGATTATCAAATATACCTAATGAAAATATAAATGGATATGAAAGAAAGATGTGTTGGAAGCCATTTTCAGTAGATTTTCTTTCTAAAAATTGGACAAAACTTATAACAAATTTATTAAAAGAGCATGCTCTAAAACCGGAAGATGTAGAACATTATTTTATGTCACAATTCTCAAAAGAAGAAGTAATAACTACCATGAATAATTTAAATGTTAAACATGATAGAGCAATTTTTGTAGGAGATAAATATGGATATACTGGACCTACGAGTCCTGTAATGGCATTGGATGATAAACTAAAGGAAAGCTCATTTAAAAAAGGAGATTTATGTGTATTTTGTTCTGTAGCTGGAGGATATAGTATGTCTGCATTACTTTATAGATGGTAAAAATTTAGTTATAAAAATTCTGTAGTATAATTTTATTACAGAATTTTTATGATTTTATATGAAAATATCATATTTTTAGAAAATTTTTAATAATTTAATAAATAAACACGCATTTATTTGAAAAAAAATCAACGATACTATATAAACTTTAATAATTATGTGATATTATATATTCAATTAAGAAATTTCTAGGAGGTTTGTTTCATGGACGCTAACAAATATGTACAAAAAGTATTTGATGAATTATTAGAGAGAAATCCAGGTCAAGCTGAATTCCACCAAGCAGTTAAAGAAGTTTTACATTCTTTAGTACCTGTAATGGAAAAGCATCCTGAATATATTGAAAATGGTATTTTAGACAGAATAGTTGAACCAGAAAGACAAATAATGTTCAGAGTACCTTGGGTTGATGATAATGGTAAGGTAAGAGTAAATAGAGGATTTAGAGTACAATTTAATAGTGCTATAGGACCTTATAAAGGTGGATTAAGATTCCATCCAAGTGTAAACTTAAGTATAATAAAATTCTTAGGATTTGAACAAATTTTTAAAAATTCTCTTACAGGTCTTCCAATAGGTGGAGGTAAAGGTGGTTCTGATTTCGATCCAAAAGGAAAAAGTGATATGGAAATCATGAGATTTTGCCAAAGCTTTATAACTGAACTTTATAAGTACATAGGACAAGATACAGATGTTCCAGCTGGTGACATTGGAGTAGGTGGAAGAGAAGTTGGATACATGTATGGTCAATATAAGAGAATTAGAAGCATGTATGAAGCAGGAGTTTTAACTGGTAAGGGATTAACTTTTGGAGGAAGCCTTGCTAGAACAGAAGCTACAGGTTATGGTCTTGTATATTTCGTAAATGAAATGTTACAAGATAAAGGTATGAGTTTTGAAGGTAAAAAAGTTGTAGTATCTGGTTCTGGTAATGTTGCAACTTACGCAATACAAAAGGTACAAATGTTAGGTGGAACAGTAGTTGCATGTAGTGACTCTAATGGATATATATATGATAAAAATGGAATTAATTTAGATACATTAAAACAAATAAAAGAAGTAGAAAGAAAGAGAGTAAAAGAATATATTAAGTATCACCCAGAAGCTGAATATCATGAAGGAAAAGGCATTTGGAATATATCTTGCGATATAGCTCTTCCATGTGCAACTCAAAATGAATTAAATGAAGAAGATGCTAAAGTATTAGTTAAAAATGGAGTAATAGCAGTAGGAGAAGGTGCAAATATGCCATCAACTTTAGAAGCTATTTCTGTATTCTTAGAAAATGGAATATTATTTGCACCTGCAAAGGCAGCTAATGCTGGTGGAGTTGCTGTTTCAGCACTTGAAATGTCTCAAAATAGTATGAGATATTCTTGGTCATTTGAAGAAGTTGATGAAAAGTTACACAATATAATGAAAAATATATACAAAAATGCAGTAGAATGTGCAGAAAAGTATGGTCATAAAGATAACCTAGTAGTAGGAGCTAATATAGCAGGATTTATAAAAGTTGCTGAGGCAATGCTTGCTCAAGGAATAGTATAGTAAAAAATAAAACGGTATTATGAATATTCCATAATACCGTTTATATTTTTACATTTTTACACTAAAACTATTAGAAAATCAAATAATATATGGTATAATTAATTATCATATAAAGCACATTTAGGAGTTGATAAATATGACAGAAGTAGGATACATAACTTCTGTAAATGGTAGATATGCTTCAGTGAATTTTAAGAGAAAGTCTGGATGTGGAGATAATTGTGCTACTTGTAAATCAGCATGTAAGGCATCCGCTATAACCACTGACATAGAAAATACTGTAGGAGGAAAAGTTGGAGATAAAGTAAAGGTGGAAATGGAACAGAAAACCTTTGATAAAATGGTATTTTTAGTTTATATTTTTCCACTTATTATGATGATATGTGGTATTGGAATAGGTACTGTTATATTTTCTTCAGCAGGATATAAGAATCACGAAATGTTAAGCTTTTTATTAGGAATAGTTACACTTGCTATATCATATGTTATTCTACATTACTTCAATAAGAAGAATGCTAAAAAAAATAATTATTCTTTAAAAATTATAGAAGTAATTGAGGAAAAACCTAATAAATAACGAGTGAATAGAAATATAATAATAATTTTTATATATTTCTTAGTAAAATTATAAAACTGCTTAAAAAGCAGTTTTGTTTTTATGTTGATATACATACTAAAAAATCTAGAAAAGGGGAAATAAAATGCTAGAATTAAAGAACTTATCATTAGAAGTTGAGCAAAATGATAAAAAAGTTAGTATTTTGGATAATATAAATTTAACATTGCAGGATAATAAAATTTATGTTATTACAGGACCTAATGGGGGAGGTAAATCATCTCTATGTAAAATGATGATGGGAATATATAAATCTACTTCAGGTAACATAATTTTAGATGGAGAAGACATTACAAGTCTTGATATAACGGAAAGAGCTCAAAGAAAGATTGGATATGCATTTCAACAACCACCATATTTCAAAGGTATGACAGTAAGAGGATTTTTAAATCTTGCAGGAAGAGAAAGCAAAGAAAAAGTTGATGTACATGAATTATTAGCGGATGTTGGACTTTGTGCTAAAGATTATATAGATAGAGAAATTAATTCAAGCCTTTCAGGTGGAGAACTTAAAAGAATAGAAATAGCGTCAGTACTTGCTAGGGATTTAAAATTAGCAATTTTTGATGAACCGGAAGCTGGTATAGATTTATGGAGTTTTCAAAGACTTGTTGAAACTTTTACTACTATGCATAACAACAGAAACACTACAATAGTAATAATTTCTCACCAAGAAAGAATAATTAACTTAGCCGATGAAGTTATTGTTCTAGCTAATGGTAAGATACAAAAAACTACAAGTAAAGAAGACATCATAAGTGAAATAAAGGCTCAAGCAGCTTGTGATTATTGTGAAACCTGTGAAACAAGGAGGTAGAGAGTATGCAAGAATCAATACAAGAAAAAATATTAAATAAAATAGATGATACTACTGATTTATATAAAGGGGCTCATAATATCAGAAGCAATGGTGAGTCTGTAAGTAGAAATACTACAAGAAATATAACTGTAAAGAGCAAAGAAGATAAATCTGGATTAGATGTAATTGTAAATGATAATACTAAGAATGAAAGCGTTCACGTACCGGTTATAGTTTCTAATGTAAATGCTAAAGACAAAGTATATAATACTTTTAAAGTAGGAAAAAACTGTGAAATAAATATAGTTGCTGGATGTGGAATTCATAACTGTACGGCTCAAAAAACAGAACATGAGGGAATTCATGATATATATATAGGAAAAGGGTCTCATGTTAAATATATTGAGAAACACTATGCTGAAAGTGATGGCAAATCTCAAAAGATATTTAATACTAAAACAATAGTTGAAGTTCAAGAAGATGCTACATTTGAAATGGATGTAGTTCAAATAAAAGGTGTAGATAATAGTAAAAAAGAATTAAACATAAAATTACACAAAAATGCACATTTAATTATAACAGAGAGAATGTTTACTGATGAAGAACAAGTTGCTGATTCAAAAGTTAATATAGAACTTATTGGAGAAGATTCTTCAGCTCAAATAGTATCTCGTTCTGTTGCAAAAGATAGTTCAAGACAAACATTCTATTTTATGATGAAGGGCGATAATAAGTCTAGAGGACATATTGAATGTGATTCTATAATAATGGACAAAGCTAGAGTTACATCAATACCGGCCCTTGATGCCAACTGTGAGGATGCAGAATTAATTCATGAAGCTGCAATTGGAAAGATAGCCTCAGAACAGTTAATGAAACTTATGTCTTTAGGACTTACAGAAAAAGAAGCTGAAAATACTATATTAAAAGGATTCTTAAAATAATTTATATTAGATATAGAAAATATAAGAATAAAGGCCATTAAATGATTTTAAAATCATTCAATGGCTTTTATTCTTTCTTGAGTTTTCTTTAATATTTCAGTAGGATATCCTAGAAATTTTAATATTTTTACAGCATTTCGAGTAGGTGATATACCTTCTTTAATTGTATAGTCAAAAGTAAGGCCAGCGTTGGTAACATCTTCTTTAAAATAATAACATTTATATCCCGTGGACATTGTAGTAAGTTGCAAATCATGAGTTGCAACTATTGCTAGAGCATTATGGTTTGATAAATAATTTAATATTTCACATGATGCACTTATTCTTTCAATGGGGTTAGTACCTCTATAAATTTCATCAATCATACAAAGACAAGGTATTTTTTCTTTACTTGAGTTTATTATTCTAAGTAATGCTTCGGCTTCAGCTAAGTAATAGCTTTTGCCTCCAAGCAAATCGTCACCAGGTTTAATGGAAGTTACTATGTTGAAGAAACTACTAGAATAAGAATCAGCAACACAAGTGTATATAGTTTGGGCTAAAATAGCATTTGCTCCTACAGTTCTTAAAAATGTGGATTTACCAGACATATTTGAACCTGTTATTATTATTCCGTGATTATTTATACTTATGGAGTTAGGAACGGGATTTTTTATTAAAGGATGAATTAAGTTAGTGGTATAAAGAAATTTACCTTTATGTGTAAGAGAAGGTTGAATATATTTATTTAAACCATCTCTATAAGATGCAATAGATATAAGTGCATCTATTTCTCCCAAGGTTAAATATAATTCTAATAACTCTTTTTTATATTTTATTATTGTATCAATTGATTTAAAATAACTTATTTCTTTAATAAGAAATAATATGTTTATATAGTCACCAAATAAATCAACACTATCCAATCTATTTATAATTAATGTATTTTTACGTATAGTATTTAATTTTTTAATAAGTGGTATCAATTTATTTGCATAGTCTTGTAACTCCGGACAGTTAAGTGTACATATATTTGCTGATGTGCTTATAGCGTTACCAAAGTAAACTACAGATAAAACTTCTTCTTTAATAATGCGATCTAGTTTATAGTGAATATACATATTAAAAAAAGATAAAAGTAATATTACTAGGCTGGTTTTCAAAAATCCTATAATAGAACACATTATTAATGAGAGAGCAAATGATATAGAACAGATATAAGAGATAGATTTCAAATAAGGATGTTTAATGATTTCTTTAAATAAAATAGTATCAATATAGGCATTAGTTTTACCTAGTTTATGTAGTGATAAAGATATATTTTCTCTTATGTTTTTATTATTTTGAAAAAAATCTATTATAGTATCTCGTTTTTTTAGTAAAGATTCGTCAGTAGTAGGTGTTCTTAAAATTTTATATAGAACTTGTTCACCTGGATTTGAAAATGTTCTATCCATTTGGCAAAACATATCATCCATATTTAAATCTGCCCATGTAATATCATCGATTCCATCAGATGCATTATGTATGTAGTTAAAAAATGATTTAATTTTATCTAAATTACGTTTTCTTTTTATAGGTTTTCCATAAGCAGATTGTATGAATTTTAAATTTCTTTTATTAAAATAAGATTTTATACGTTTTGTAATTAGCATAAGAAGACGCCCTCCATTTCAGTATAATAGTACTACTTAGGGGTCAAAATGTCAATGATGGTACAATATGGTATAAATTTGTTTAAATTTGTAAATATACAGTAAGAACTAGGAAGGTATCTTCCTAGTTCTTACTGTATATTTTATATTATAGAATATATAAAGAATTATATATAATAATTAATCATCTTCTCGTAAAATGTTAATATTTTTACCGTCCATAACTTTATTCATGTTTCTAACAGCACACATCTTACCACACATAGTGCAAGTATGTTCATCTTCAGGAGTTGATTCTGCTCTATAACGTTTAGCTTTTTCAGGATCTATTGCAAGATCAAACATAGTACTCCAATCTAAATCACGTCTAGCCTTACTCATTTTGTTATCCCATTCTCTTGCACCTTTAATTCCTTTAGCTATATCAGCAGCATGAGCAGCTATCTTTGTAGCAATTATTCCTTCTTTCATATCTTCAAGATTAGGTAATCTTAAATGTTCAGCAGGAGTTACATAGCATAGGAAATCTGCTCCACATGAAGCTGCAATAGCACCACCAATAGCACTTGTAATATGGTCGTATCCAGGAGCTATGTCTGTTACTATAGGTCCTAAAACATAGAAAGGAGCACCATGACATAATTTTTTCTCAAGTAGCATATTAGCCTTAATTTCATCTAATGACATATGTCCAGGACCTTCGATTATAATTTGTACATTTCTTTCCCAAGCACGTTTAGTAAGTTCCCCTAAAGTTATTAGTTCTTTTATTTGACTAGGGTCAGTAGAATCTTGTATACATCCAGGACGACAAGCATCACCTAAACTTATTGTAACATCATATTTTTCACATATATCAAGTACTTTATCAAAGTGCTCATAAAAAGGATTTTCTTTATTGTTTAATTGCATCCATGCAAAAAGTAAACTTCCACCTCTAGAAACTAGGTTAGTAAGTCTTCTATTTCTCTTAAATATTTCTGCTGTTTCACGATTTATTCCACAGTGTATTGTCATGAAGTCAACGCCGTCTTTAGCATGTTTTTCTACAACATTAAGTAATTCTTCAGCAGTTATATCTTTAAGTTCCTTATCGTAAAAACCTATAGCGTCATACATAGGAACGGTTCCAATCATAGAAGGAGCATAATCTACTAGCTTTTTTCTAAAGTCTTCAGTTTTTCCATAACAGCTAAGATCCATTATAGCTTCAGCATTCATGTCTATAGCTGTTTTAACTTTTTCAAATTCTTTTTCTACATCACAGCAGTCTTTAGAAATACCAAGATTAACATTAATTTTAGTTTTTAATCCTTGTCCAACGCCTTCTGCACTTAAAGACTTATGATTTTTATTAGCTGGTATTGCAACTTTACCAGAAGCAACTAGAGACATTAATTTACTAATTTCCATATTTTCTTTTTTGCATACAATCTCCATTTCTTTAGTTACTATACCACGTTTAGCAGCATCCATTTGTGTTGTGTAATTCACAATCATCCATCCCTTCGATATTTTCTTATAAAAAAATAAGCCTTCTACCAAAGAAGACTTATTTACTAATAGATAACATAAAATCCTAAAATTTCATGTTGTGTTTATACAATTAGTTTAGTTGCTTCCCTACGGTAGTACTAACTACATCAGGTTCTAAGGGTCAGGATTACATCCTTCTCAGCCAAAGGCTCCCCCGCAAAACGAGTAAATATTATATTTTATACAATTTAAGTATAGGGCATTTTTATAAATTTGTAAATGAAATTATTCTTACTAATAAGAGTATTATTATCTAGTTAGAATTAATGTAATACAAAACAAACATTGTAAATATATATTTATAGTAGTTATTGTTGATAGGGGGGAGAGATAATGGGAAATTATAATTCTCAATATGAGAATTATTATAGAGGTTTTGTTAATAAAAATAATAATAGGATTAATAAAGAAAGAGCATACAATGGACATAATAAATTAATTAATAGTAGTAAAAGTAGAAAAAAAATTGTAACTAGAAGGATAATTCAAGATTTATTAGGGGTTTTCATAATGCTTGTTTTTGTAATTGTATGTAAATTTATAGTAACTCCACAAACTACAGCAGCATATAGTTATTGTAAAGATGTTGTTAATACAAATGTTGATTATAAAAAATTTATAACTAAAGTTAAAACAATAGAAAAAGGCAAAAGTGTACAAGATACGATGGTAGATTTAATAGATAAAGCTAAAGCTAAGTTTATGGGTGGAGAAACTATAAAACAAAAGATAAAAGAAAAATTTACACTACCTACTAATGGAGATATAAAGAATAACCGAGATGGACTACATCTACAAGTAAGTTATGAAGGAAAAATTTTAGCAAGTTATGATGGGATAATAAAAGAATGTGGTTGTAATAATGAAGTTGGAAATTATATTTTAATAGACCATGGTTCAGGATTAGAAAGCGAATATTATAGTTTGAATGATGTAGTAGTGAAAAAAGGAGAAAAAGTAAAAAAAGGAGATATTATAGCTGAAAATCATAGCCAAGATGAAAAAAAATATATAGGCTTTAAGATATTATTTATGGGTCAAAGTAAAGGGTTAGAAAGAATTTTAGG is part of the Clostridium botulinum genome and harbors:
- a CDS encoding MutS-related protein; translation: MLITKRIKSYFNKRNLKFIQSAYGKPIKRKRNLDKIKSFFNYIHNASDGIDDITWADLNMDDMFCQMDRTFSNPGEQVLYKILRTPTTDESLLKKRDTIIDFFQNNKNIRENISLSLHKLGKTNAYIDTILFKEIIKHPYLKSISYICSISFALSLIMCSIIGFLKTSLVILLLSFFNMYIHYKLDRIIKEEVLSVVYFGNAISTSANICTLNCPELQDYANKLIPLIKKLNTIRKNTLIINRLDSVDLFGDYINILFLIKEISYFKSIDTIIKYKKELLELYLTLGEIDALISIASYRDGLNKYIQPSLTHKGKFLYTTNLIHPLIKNPVPNSISINNHGIIITGSNMSGKSTFLRTVGANAILAQTIYTCVADSYSSSFFNIVTSIKPGDDLLGGKSYYLAEAEALLRIINSSKEKIPCLCMIDEIYRGTNPIERISASCEILNYLSNHNALAIVATHDLQLTTMSTGYKCYYFKEDVTNAGLTFDYTIKEGISPTRNAVKILKFLGYPTEILKKTQERIKAIE
- a CDS encoding peptidoglycan DD-metalloendopeptidase family protein, which translates into the protein MGNYNSQYENYYRGFVNKNNNRINKERAYNGHNKLINSSKSRKKIVTRRIIQDLLGVFIMLVFVIVCKFIVTPQTTAAYSYCKDVVNTNVDYKKFITKVKTIEKGKSVQDTMVDLIDKAKAKFMGGETIKQKIKEKFTLPTNGDIKNNRDGLHLQVSYEGKILASYDGIIKECGCNNEVGNYILIDHGSGLESEYYSLNDVVVKKGEKVKKGDIIAENHSQDEKKYIGFKILFMGQSKGLERILGNKN
- a CDS encoding SufB/SufD family protein, translating into MQESIQEKILNKIDDTTDLYKGAHNIRSNGESVSRNTTRNITVKSKEDKSGLDVIVNDNTKNESVHVPVIVSNVNAKDKVYNTFKVGKNCEINIVAGCGIHNCTAQKTEHEGIHDIYIGKGSHVKYIEKHYAESDGKSQKIFNTKTIVEVQEDATFEMDVVQIKGVDNSKKELNIKLHKNAHLIITERMFTDEEQVADSKVNIELIGEDSSAQIVSRSVAKDSSRQTFYFMMKGDNKSRGHIECDSIIMDKARVTSIPALDANCEDAELIHEAAIGKIASEQLMKLMSLGLTEKEAENTILKGFLK
- the thiC gene encoding phosphomethylpyrimidine synthase ThiC; the protein is MNYTTQMDAAKRGIVTKEMEIVCKKENMEISKLMSLVASGKVAIPANKNHKSLSAEGVGQGLKTKINVNLGISKDCCDVEKEFEKVKTAIDMNAEAIMDLSCYGKTEDFRKKLVDYAPSMIGTVPMYDAIGFYDKELKDITAEELLNVVEKHAKDGVDFMTIHCGINRETAEIFKRNRRLTNLVSRGGSLLFAWMQLNNKENPFYEHFDKVLDICEKYDVTISLGDACRPGCIQDSTDPSQIKELITLGELTKRAWERNVQIIIEGPGHMSLDEIKANMLLEKKLCHGAPFYVLGPIVTDIAPGYDHITSAIGGAIAASCGADFLCYVTPAEHLRLPNLEDMKEGIIATKIAAHAADIAKGIKGAREWDNKMSKARRDLDWSTMFDLAIDPEKAKRYRAESTPEDEHTCTMCGKMCAVRNMNKVMDGKNINILREDD